The following are encoded together in the Mesoterricola sediminis genome:
- a CDS encoding tetratricopeptide repeat-containing glycosyltransferase family 2 protein — MRLSVAMIVKNEAEVLGRCLESVRGLWDELRVLDTGSTDGTAEVARGFGAVVEDFPWTGDFSEARNACIARCSGDWILVLDADEALDPADHGALRAALERPGAQAYSLPIRNYLPGGAFVGMDGQARRNDGRYRTGAGHSHFYLQHAVRLFRSQAEPPYRGRVHEIVEPWFEARGLPIADLDVAVHHFGKVDPARDRLKQDAYFRLALAEAAEDPENLQVQYNVIQEGLMVEAWPEVLAAAERFRARAPRAPMLVWLGGGLALQGLGRDAEALAWFEAILAQSPAHAPALAARAESRRRLGRAEEALADLLAAMEADPAYTAPFLRLAAQLEAGGDTASARQVLEAGLDQNPADIQLWEALVGLSARIRDPRVAGDAWNALRAAPTGGATIWHQIVIQALLAAGEPRDARTVLDLGLAAFPGHPELVALAGRMASVEGS; from the coding sequence TTGCGCCTTTCCGTCGCCATGATCGTCAAGAACGAGGCCGAGGTCCTGGGCCGGTGCCTGGAATCCGTCCGGGGGCTCTGGGACGAACTCCGGGTCCTGGACACGGGCTCCACGGACGGGACGGCGGAGGTCGCCCGGGGCTTCGGGGCCGTGGTGGAGGACTTCCCCTGGACCGGCGACTTCTCCGAGGCCCGCAACGCCTGCATCGCCCGGTGCTCGGGGGACTGGATCCTCGTGCTCGACGCCGACGAGGCGCTGGACCCCGCCGACCATGGGGCCCTGCGCGCCGCCCTGGAGCGTCCCGGGGCCCAGGCCTACAGCCTGCCCATCCGCAACTACCTGCCCGGGGGCGCCTTCGTGGGCATGGACGGCCAGGCCCGGCGCAACGACGGGCGCTACCGCACCGGGGCGGGCCACAGCCACTTCTACCTCCAGCATGCGGTCCGGCTCTTCCGGTCCCAGGCGGAACCCCCCTACCGGGGCCGGGTGCACGAGATCGTCGAGCCGTGGTTCGAGGCCCGGGGCCTCCCCATCGCCGACCTGGACGTGGCGGTCCACCACTTCGGCAAGGTGGACCCCGCCCGGGACCGGCTGAAGCAGGACGCCTACTTCCGGCTGGCCCTGGCGGAGGCCGCGGAGGACCCGGAGAACCTGCAGGTCCAGTACAACGTCATCCAGGAGGGCCTCATGGTGGAGGCCTGGCCGGAGGTGCTGGCCGCCGCCGAGCGGTTCCGGGCCCGGGCCCCCCGGGCCCCAATGCTCGTTTGGTTGGGCGGTGGCCTCGCCCTCCAGGGCCTGGGGCGGGACGCCGAGGCCCTGGCCTGGTTCGAGGCCATCCTCGCCCAGTCCCCCGCCCATGCGCCGGCCCTCGCCGCCCGGGCCGAATCCCGGCGCCGCCTGGGGCGCGCCGAGGAGGCCCTCGCCGACCTCCTGGCGGCCATGGAGGCGGACCCCGCCTACACGGCACCCTTCCTCCGCCTCGCCGCCCAGTTGGAAGCGGGGGGCGACACGGCCTCCGCCCGCCAGGTGCTGGAGGCGGGCCTGGACCAGAACCCGGCGGACATCCAGCTTTGGGAGGCCCTGGTGGGCCTCTCGGCGCGCATTCGCGACCCCCGGGTGGCCGGCGACGCCTGGAACGCCCTGCGGGCGGCGCCCACGGGCGGGGCGACGATCTGGCACCAGATCGTCATCCAGGCCCTCCTGGCGGCCGGCGAGCCCCGGGACGCCCGGACCGTCCTGGACCTGGGGCTGGCGGCCTTCCCCGGCCATCCGGAGCTGGTGGCCCTGGCCGGACGGATGGCTAGCGTCGAAGGTTCCTGA
- a CDS encoding ribose-phosphate diphosphokinase, which yields MFGEMKVFSGSSHPTLAAGIASHIGMQLGKSRITRFSNENIKVKIDENVRESDVFVIQTSCPPVSDNLIETLIMIDALKFASAARITAVLPYYPYARSDKKDEARISITARLMADLLQTAGADRVLTMTLHAPQILGFFRVPADQLLATPVLVNHFRHSDLSNSVVVATDAGAGKIAGHFAKRLGLPMAIIDKRRVDDSESAQSTALIGEVVGKDCIIFDDEIATGGSIKEAARILRGFGVRRVRVGATHAVFSGAAITRLQEAGLDELVVTDTIPIPAEKAAQIPNLKVLSTASMFGDAILRIHGGRSISEMMEE from the coding sequence ATGTTCGGAGAAATGAAGGTCTTTTCGGGTTCGAGTCATCCTACCCTGGCGGCGGGCATAGCCAGCCATATCGGGATGCAGCTTGGAAAATCCCGGATCACCCGGTTCTCCAACGAGAACATCAAGGTCAAGATCGACGAGAACGTCCGCGAGTCGGACGTTTTTGTCATCCAGACCAGCTGCCCCCCGGTGAGCGACAACCTCATCGAGACGCTCATCATGATCGACGCGCTGAAGTTCGCCAGCGCCGCCAGGATCACCGCCGTCCTGCCCTACTATCCCTACGCCCGCAGCGACAAGAAGGACGAGGCGCGCATCTCCATCACGGCCCGCCTCATGGCGGACCTCCTCCAGACCGCGGGCGCGGACCGGGTGCTCACCATGACCCTGCACGCCCCGCAGATCCTCGGCTTCTTCCGGGTGCCCGCGGACCAGCTCCTGGCCACGCCGGTGCTCGTGAACCACTTCCGCCACTCCGACCTCTCCAACTCGGTCGTGGTCGCCACCGACGCCGGCGCCGGCAAGATCGCCGGGCACTTCGCCAAGCGCCTCGGCCTCCCGATGGCCATCATCGACAAGCGCCGGGTCGACGACAGCGAGTCCGCCCAGTCCACCGCCCTCATCGGCGAGGTGGTCGGGAAGGACTGCATCATCTTCGACGACGAGATCGCCACCGGCGGCTCAATCAAGGAGGCCGCCCGGATCCTGCGGGGCTTCGGGGTGCGGCGCGTCCGGGTGGGGGCCACCCACGCCGTGTTCTCCGGCGCCGCCATCACCCGGCTCCAGGAGGCCGGCCTGGACGAGCTCGTGGTCACCGACACCATCCCCATCCCCGCCGAGAAGGCCGCCCAGATCCCCAACCTGAAGGTGCTCTCCACCGCCTCCATGTTCGGCGACGCGATCCTGCGGATCCACGGCGGCCGCAGCATCAGCGAGATGATGGAGGAATAG
- the murA gene encoding UDP-N-acetylglucosamine 1-carboxyvinyltransferase, translating to MDRLVIQGGIPLRGRVTVSGAKNAALPCIAAALLGSKPVTLRHLPAVSDIRTMIRVLQALGCEAAVEKDEPGYELTATLDAAGVGSGSLRAPYDLVKTMRASILVLGPLLARYGKASVSLPGGCAIGARPVNLHLEALERMGAVIQIDKGYVEAHVPAGRLKAIDHTFEKVSVGATENILMAACLAQGTTTLRNAAQEPEIGDLAAMLTEMGARIEGIDSPTLVIHGVDALGGCDHGVIPDRIEAGTFLCAVAAACGDVLLERVVPGQIRSIIDLLERCGCVFTEREGQDGLNLRIQRECGQKLRAKDVATAPYPGFPTDLQAQVMAVMTQASGISVIRETIFENRFQHAMELERLGANLRIDGGTAIIAGPSALTGCTVMATDLRASATLVIAGLVAEGETTVDRIYHLDRGYAGLERKLQGLGARIERVGGGKV from the coding sequence ATGGACAGGCTGGTCATTCAAGGAGGGATCCCCCTGAGGGGGCGCGTCACCGTCTCCGGCGCCAAGAACGCCGCCCTCCCCTGCATCGCCGCGGCCCTGCTCGGCTCGAAGCCCGTGACCCTCCGGCACCTGCCCGCGGTCTCGGACATCCGGACCATGATCCGCGTGCTGCAGGCCCTCGGCTGCGAGGCCGCGGTGGAGAAGGACGAGCCCGGCTACGAGCTCACCGCCACCCTGGACGCGGCGGGGGTGGGCTCGGGGTCCCTGCGGGCCCCCTACGACCTGGTGAAGACCATGCGGGCCTCCATCCTGGTCCTCGGGCCCCTCCTCGCGCGCTACGGGAAGGCCAGCGTCTCCCTGCCGGGCGGCTGCGCCATCGGCGCGCGGCCCGTCAACCTGCACCTGGAGGCCCTCGAGCGCATGGGGGCCGTCATCCAGATCGACAAGGGCTACGTGGAGGCCCACGTCCCCGCCGGGCGCCTCAAGGCCATCGACCACACCTTCGAGAAGGTCAGCGTGGGCGCCACCGAGAACATCCTCATGGCGGCCTGCCTCGCCCAGGGGACCACCACGCTCCGCAACGCCGCCCAGGAGCCCGAGATCGGGGACCTGGCCGCGATGCTGACCGAGATGGGGGCCCGCATCGAAGGCATCGACTCCCCCACCCTCGTCATCCACGGGGTGGACGCCCTCGGCGGCTGCGACCACGGGGTCATCCCCGACCGCATCGAGGCCGGGACCTTCCTCTGCGCCGTCGCCGCGGCCTGCGGGGACGTCCTGCTGGAGCGCGTCGTCCCGGGCCAGATCCGGTCCATCATCGACCTCCTGGAGCGGTGCGGCTGCGTCTTCACCGAGCGCGAGGGCCAGGACGGGCTCAACCTGCGCATCCAGCGCGAATGCGGCCAGAAGCTCCGGGCCAAGGACGTCGCCACCGCACCCTACCCCGGCTTCCCCACCGACCTCCAGGCCCAGGTGATGGCGGTCATGACCCAGGCCTCGGGGATCTCGGTGATCCGGGAGACCATCTTCGAGAACCGGTTCCAGCACGCCATGGAGCTGGAGCGCCTGGGGGCCAACCTCCGCATCGACGGCGGCACCGCCATCATCGCCGGCCCCAGCGCCCTGACCGGATGCACCGTCATGGCCACGGACCTGCGGGCCTCGGCCACCCTGGTGATCGCCGGGCTCGTGGCCGAAGGGGAGACCACCGTAGACCGGATCTACCACCTCGACCGCGGCTACGCCGGCCTCGAGCGGAAGCTCCAGGGCCTGGGCGCCCGGATCGAGCGGGTCGGCGGCGGAAAAGTCTAG
- a CDS encoding serine/threonine-protein kinase: MAHRRGPGFRLLPYTLCAVLSAQSWPTFHSAYQDGLAAQARGDHALAVKAFQRAAAMEPRPGERVHTYGLNFLPIYHPYLRLAESALALGDAATAERALAESERLGLEPPRPREALRARLRALQTPPTPAKRTDVAPPPEVQRPASPRADPPATPRTRPQAALRDPAPAPDLPAPQARPQPRPTPAPVLRAAAPVPERPVPPAPATPAPTPVPRPRPARWPWPLGAFAGLLLAGGWFVTRRRPPARPPEPAPPIPEDADDPNLGRSFGPYRAQAVLGRGGTATAYRGVHRETGQEVALKVPHPHLARDPEFLARFRREAALGALLDHPGLVRILDPGPDTGTPWLAMPFVPGTTLEARLRGGPLPLPEALRTAEEVAAALAYAHDRGVVHRDLKPANIMLAQAGAVVMDLGIARLQGSGKQTSVFMGTPTYSAPESISHPSVGPAADRYALGLVLFEMLAGHPPFQGENPFQVFEAHRFDPLPDLDALRPGLPPGVQALVEALCAKDPEARPGDAEILARLRNLRR, encoded by the coding sequence ATGGCGCACCGACGGGGACCGGGCTTCCGGCTTCTGCCGTACACCCTCTGCGCCGTGCTGTCCGCCCAGTCGTGGCCCACCTTCCACTCGGCCTACCAGGACGGCCTCGCGGCCCAGGCCCGGGGGGACCACGCCCTGGCGGTGAAGGCCTTCCAGCGGGCCGCCGCCATGGAACCGCGTCCCGGCGAGCGCGTCCACACCTACGGCCTCAATTTCCTGCCCATCTACCATCCCTACCTGCGCCTGGCCGAATCGGCCCTGGCCCTGGGGGACGCGGCCACCGCCGAGCGCGCCCTGGCGGAGAGCGAACGGCTGGGCCTCGAACCGCCCCGGCCGCGGGAGGCCCTGCGCGCCCGGCTGCGGGCCCTCCAGACCCCCCCCACGCCAGCCAAACGTACGGACGTGGCGCCTCCCCCCGAGGTCCAACGGCCCGCGTCCCCGCGCGCCGACCCGCCGGCCACGCCCCGGACCCGGCCCCAGGCCGCCCTCCGGGACCCGGCGCCGGCGCCGGACCTCCCGGCCCCCCAAGCCCGCCCCCAGCCCCGGCCCACCCCGGCCCCGGTCCTGCGTGCGGCGGCCCCCGTCCCGGAGCGCCCGGTCCCCCCCGCTCCGGCCACCCCGGCCCCCACCCCGGTGCCCCGGCCCCGCCCGGCCCGCTGGCCTTGGCCCCTGGGCGCCTTCGCGGGCCTGCTCCTCGCAGGCGGCTGGTTCGTCACGCGCCGGCGGCCCCCGGCGCGGCCCCCGGAGCCGGCGCCGCCCATCCCGGAGGACGCCGACGATCCCAACCTGGGCCGCAGCTTCGGCCCCTACCGCGCCCAGGCCGTCCTCGGGCGCGGGGGGACCGCCACCGCCTACCGGGGCGTCCACCGGGAGACGGGCCAGGAGGTCGCCCTCAAGGTGCCCCACCCCCACCTCGCCCGGGACCCGGAATTCCTCGCCCGCTTCCGCCGGGAGGCCGCCCTCGGCGCCCTGCTGGATCACCCGGGCCTCGTCCGGATCCTGGACCCGGGCCCGGACACGGGGACGCCCTGGCTGGCCATGCCCTTCGTGCCCGGCACCACCCTGGAGGCGCGCCTCCGCGGGGGGCCCCTGCCCCTGCCCGAGGCCCTCCGCACGGCCGAAGAAGTGGCCGCCGCCCTGGCCTACGCCCACGACCGGGGGGTCGTCCACCGGGACCTCAAGCCCGCCAACATCATGCTGGCCCAGGCCGGGGCCGTCGTCATGGACCTGGGCATCGCCCGCCTCCAGGGGAGCGGCAAGCAGACCTCGGTCTTCATGGGCACCCCCACGTACAGCGCGCCCGAAAGCATCAGCCACCCCAGCGTCGGCCCCGCCGCGGACCGGTACGCCCTCGGCCTGGTGCTCTTCGAGATGCTGGCCGGCCACCCCCCCTTCCAGGGGGAAAACCCCTTCCAGGTCTTCGAGGCCCACCGCTTCGACCCCCTCCCGGACCTGGACGCGCTCCGGCCCGGCCTCCCCCCCGGGGTCCAGGCCCTGGTCGAGGCCCTCTGCGCCAAGGACCCCGAAGCCCGCCCCGGCGACGCGGAGATCCTGGCGCGCCTCAGGAACCTTCGACGCTAG